The DNA segment atgaatataatattaagaatatgaatataatttatattattattaatataatttatattattattattattaatataatttatattattattatcattaatataattcttattattattatcattaatataattattgttaatagtaataagtataaattatattaataataagtataataaaaatcataatatgatCAAAGAACTTGTGATCTAGTGGTTAATGCTTCTTTGGTTACTAAAAGAGCTGCagatgtttcctaaatatcatctctttagtttaaattattctcctttattaAGAAACCTACCTTTTGACAACCTTACTAATAGAAAGGGGAAAGCTCAAGCATGCGAAGAGTATAGAAAGGTTTGTAAAAAGGGGCTTCTTCTAATATCCCAACAATCCATAAAGTAGGGGCTTCAAAGCTAGCTTGTAGTTTAGGACAGGTTTGTAACCCTAAACTACAAGCTAGCGTGCAAAGGCTTTCTAGGGGCTCGCATCAAAAAGTGGAACTTGCTTTCTACTAAACGAGCCTTCACTGCCCGCCCGACCCCTATCTTTAATCTTAAGTAAAGTGAAGTCAAATCAATGAAGTGAACAACCCAACCTCTTTATTTGAAGCTTTGCTTCCCCTAATtctaaaatacaataaatatactTGCTACTACTATAGTTATAGTCTGGGAAAAAGCTTCTCTTTGATAGCGATCATAGGGGGTCAATAAAGAATCTGATCGTAGATATAGACTAAAACCTAGGGGTAGGGGCGAATGTATCCAAGTGGATCAAGGCATTGGATTGTGAATCCACCACGCGCGGGTTCAATCCCCGTCGTTCGCCCATCAATAAATGGACCATCAGAGACACAAGACAAACCtagaaatcattttttcttCAAGGAATCTCGATTCAAACGCATCCAAGCAATTGGTACCCGATTGAAACATAGAAACCATAGATTCGCGTCGCCTACTTGCTGAAAGAACAAATGGAATGGCTGATCATTCATTGTATGAAGTTTTTAAGACCTCACTAATCAGCCTTAcaccttttttttttagttcataATGAATGAAATGAACCCCGGATGAAGAGACATTATCCCTTCCCTATTACTAAACCATGGGGAGCCCCGACTAGTTTACCGGGCAAATTGAGTTGTCGTGACAATACCTTTCTTAGTGGAAGATCGGAAAAGACTTCTTAACGCACGAGACTGATCGGATCCGCCGTAGACAACCGAGAGACCTCCACAAGGTAGGCTAAAAGAGTAAGAGGACAACAAGCAAAGAGTTACGCTTTCTTTTATCTTCCCTTGAACTTGAACTTGAACCTGGTATTCTCGCAAATATCGAATTGAACTGGGTCTGGCTAAGCCCTTTTGTCCATCCGTACGAAGAACCAATTCTTGATTCCTCGATTTCATTTCCCTAATCGTTTGGTAAAGGCTAGGAAAAGGAGGAAGGAAGTGTTTTGGGATGGGGTGTTCGATAGAATAAAGAACAGATTGGGAAGGTGGATGGGTAGGAGTATCTCGATCGCCGGGAGGATTTGTCTTGTCAAGTCTGTTTTGTCTGCTATTTCGTTgttttacctctctttgtttAAAATTCCTTCTATGGTGGTGAAGAAGATTGTGAAATTGCAAAGGGATTTCTTGTGGGGTTGGGGGTCCGAAGGGAGAAAAATTGCGTGGGCCTCCTGGAAAAATGTGTGTGAACCACGAGATGTTGGAGGTCTTGGGGTTATTAATATTAAGCTCCTCAATGTTGCACTTTTGGGAAAATGAATTTGGAGGATGGGCTCTTCCGAGGAAGGTTTATGGAAGGAAGTTTTAGAGTCTAAGTATGGAGGCTGGAGAAGTCTGAAAGTGTCCAACCCAAACAGATTTGGGTCCCtctggtggaaagatttgaaggaGGTGTGGGCGTCGAAGGATTGGAGAGACAAGTTCGAAGATCGTGTTAAGTGGGAACTTGACAATGGGAAGAGTATATTGTTTTGGGAAGACGTTTGGATGGGTAATATTGCATTGAAAGGTATATTTCCGAGACTGTTTTCCCTGAGCTTGAACAAAGAGTCTCTATTGGAAGATTGCGGGAATTGGTCTAACGGTGTGTGGAAGTGGAATCTTGAGTGGCGAAGAAGTTTGTTTGAATGGGAGAAGACCCATGTTTGTCAGCTGTATGAGGAGGTCTCTGGGTTGGGTCTTGAGTTGGGTTCTGTTGATTGGTGGTCCTGGAAAGGTTGTATGCCCCCTGTTTACTCGGTGAAATCTGCTTATAGTTTTGTAAGGGGAGAAGGAAAAGGGGAGTTATTGTATCTTTATAACCTGTTCTGGGATTGTAAGGTTTTTCCTGCTGCTCAAGTTttggcttggagggtgttggaaaacAAGATTGCTACTAAAGTTAACTTGGTTAGGTGAGGGGTGGGGGTGGACAATATTATTTGTTGCTTGTGTGGGGCACATGAGGAATCTACGAATCATTTGTTCTTTGATTGCAGAATTGTCTGGCTAGTTTGGAACCATTGTCTCTCGTGGTTAGGTTTGGTGTCGGCTGCTCCAATTGACCCTTTCTCAAATTTTTTGCAGCTCTCTTTAGGTAAGGCTTCTGCTTCCGTCAACTATGTTTTGGGAAGTGTGTGGATTGCTGTGGTGTGGGAGATCTGGATCCATAGGAATAAGATTATTTTCAACGGTGGTGTGGTGGATCACCTTGAAATATTTTCTATGGCCCAACTGAAGGTTTGAACTTGGGTTACCTCTAAAGTTGTTGTTGCTCAtttctccttctctgattgGTGTTTGGCTCCTATGACTTGTCTCAATTTGTTATAATTGTTGTTATTGTCTCTTTTGTAGGTTGGCAGTGGAAAATACAAtcgtggtggtggagagatttaaAGAAAGTGTGTGGTGAGGGAGAAGGAGGATGGTTCCGGCAAGCTCTATCTTGAAAAATTGGACTTGGGGACAAAATCAGATTCTGGAAGGATGCCTGGGTAGAGAATGTGAACCTAAGAACTTTATACTCTAGATTGTTTTCCTTGTCTTTGGATAAGGGTCTAACGGTAGCTGAGGTTGGTGAGTGGGGACAGGAAGGGTGGCAATGGCAGCTTAAGTAGAGAAGGGGTAAGTTTGATTGGGAAGCTGTGTTGGTGGAAGATTTGTTGAGATATGTGGCAAAGGAGAGTTTGAACAAGGAAGCTAATGATTGTATCCAGTGAAGAGGAGATTCATCTGGGGACTTTTCGGTGAAGTCGGCCTACACTTGGGTGAATGTGGTGGGAAGACTACATAAGGACACCTAAGAAGGTTGCAGAggttgttgattttggcttaatcccaagtcccacatcggtgggttcattgtttgggaaggaggtttgagggttataaattaaactcttctccttcactgttatatatcccaatttgtaatatcttctctcataataataaaagggagttgtttttgctgtgctcggagattaggctaaacaggccgaactccgttaacaattttcgggtgtgttctttcctctttatctcttttattattctgctttatttattcaatattatttgtcgggtagctctgttagggttttgttttagtgggaaaattacccgtttttcccaacaagtggtatcagagccgaaggttcgccttgggttgtttgaaattatttgtaatattgaatattatattttgagtttgtaatggcaaatcaagaagaagaagccaaggatgtatccagagtgtcgggctcctcttcatcatggtcgaggttcccggtgtccaccttgaaattggcggtggaaatatttgatggcactggacattttggcatgtggcaaggagaggtcttggactctctttttcagcaaggtcttgatattgctattgaaggagagaaaccaaaagaggtagaggagaaagattggagcatcatcaaccggttggcatgcggaactattcgatcctgcctgtccagagagcagaagtacgctgtaaaaaacgagacttctgcacacaaactgtggaaggcattggaggacaagtttctgaagaagagtggtcagaacaagctcctgatgaagaaaaggttgttccgatttgactaccaacaaggtactactatgaatgcacacatcactatgtttaatcaattagtagcagacctgttgaatttagatgtgaagtttgaggatgaggatttggctttgatgttgttatcatctcttcctg comes from the Phaseolus vulgaris cultivar G19833 chromosome 8, P. vulgaris v2.0, whole genome shotgun sequence genome and includes:
- the LOC137825368 gene encoding uncharacterized protein; translation: MGSSEEGLWKEVLESKYGGWRSLKVSNPNRFGSLWWKDLKEVWASKDWRDKFEDRVKWELDNGKSILFWEDVWMGNIALKGIFPRLFSLSLNKESLLEDCGNWSNGVWKWNLEWRRSLFEWEKTHVCQLYEEVSGLGLELGSVDWWSWKGCMPPVYSVKSAYSFVRGEGKGELLYLYNLFWDCKVFPAAQVLAWRVLENKIATKVNLVRIVWLVWNHCLSWLGLVSAAPIDPFSNFLQLSLGKASASVNYVLGSVWIAVVWEIWIHRNKIIFNGGVVDHLEIFSMAQLKVGSGKYNRGGGEI